A window of the Macrobrachium rosenbergii isolate ZJJX-2024 chromosome 13, ASM4041242v1, whole genome shotgun sequence genome harbors these coding sequences:
- the LOC136845045 gene encoding golgin subfamily A member 6-like protein 25 isoform X1, with protein MSDTLDPIKLRVAGLPARGLNGRGNKQRLLVLVDRLREPLEQVKNEEETEVKKELGNGYDGSMKSEEIDIKEELIEPMQEPSDTEDRRGEERRAHSWSRSPDSKKQRPAVEVITVKNEPEYDRSKVILDWCGERKPDADHEGPPPRAFSANEFAEPKRGRFEERRGEKRQASSQQGPPDSKRYCLKSTDKHTDEGPGYDKEAVILEWSQSNILKPYEVKRRRENWTYDQTLLLVQLVDENKEVIKGKFSPRLRYKDKKAAWQKITREINAVFPSVVRTVGQVEKRWYNVQQKGKNTLTARKRLFNITGGGPPEKVPDLDPVVKIVEDVLSSDNVTIGGVSGIHEHDSEEDISEMKCLGESSSRQNFYSEQLPADEYCEEIPFEPDYVIELDSSLNRHPKRNVSIEPSSLVRNTQEVKPEGDFQSRVLTLMERAVEQQTLLLKEQRKMNQEQREVNRKLYEDQRRLTLSVAKMCESVVKMALSVAKMCESVVKMALSVAKSCESVEKMGLSVATSCESVEKMALSVAKSCESVEKMLEAVKAILKQKVPK; from the exons aggttAAGAAAGAGCTTGGAAATGGGTATGATGGTTCCATGAAAAGTGAGGAAATTGATATAAAGGAAGAGTTGATTGAACCAATGCAGGAGCCATCTGACACTGAAGATAGACGAGGAGAAGAGCGAAGAGCTCATTCTTGGTCACGTTCTCCAGATTCAAAGAAGCAGAGACCAGCAGTTGAAGTAATTACAGTGAAAAATGAACCTGAATATGACAGATCAAAAGTAATATTGGATTGGT gcgGTGAGAGGAAACCAGATGCTGATCATGAAGGTCCACCACCAAGGGCTTTTTCTGCTAATGAATTTGCTGAACCAAAACGAGGACGCTTTGAAGAGAGACGAGGTGAGAAGCGGCAAGCATCCAGCCAGCAAGGACCCCCAGATTCCAAGAGATATTGTCTTAAAAGTACCGATAAACATACAGACGAAGGTCCTGGTTATGATAAAGAGGCAGTGATTCTTGAGTGGT CGCAGTCAAATATTCTGAAACCATATGAagtcaaaagaagaagagaaaattggACATATGACCAAACATTATTGTTAGTCCAGTTAGTGGATGAAAATAAGGaagtgataaaaggaaaattcagtcCGAGGCTGCGCTACAAAGACAAAAAAGCTGCGTGGCAGAAAATAACCAGGGAAATCAATGCGGTATTTCCTTCTGTTGTGAGGACGGTTGGCCAAGTGGAGAAGCGGTGGTATAACGTTCAgcaaaaagggaaaaacacaCTAACAGCAAGGAAGAGATTGTTTAATATTACAG GCGGAGGCCCTCCTGAGAAAGTGCCAGATTTGGACCCAGTTGTCAAGATTGTTGAGGATGTGCTTAGTTCAGATAATGTTACAATAGGTGGTGTCAGCGGGATCCATGAACATGATTCTGAAGAagatatttctgaaatgaaatgtTTAGGGGAATCCAGTAGCAG gcAAAATTTTTACTCTGAGCAACTTCCGGCTGATGAATATTGTGAGGAAATTCCGTTCGAACCGGATTATGTTATAGAATTGGATTCTTCCCTTAATAGACATCCGAAAAGAAATGTCAGTATTGAGCCTTCCAGTCTTGTAAGGAATACTCAGGAGGTGAAGCCTGAGGGTGACTTTCAAAGTAGAGTACTCACCTTAATGGAAAGGGCTGTTGAGCAGCAGACATTATTGCTTAAAgagcaaaggaaaatgaatcaaGAACAAAGAGAAGTGAATAGAAAGTTATATGAAGACCAAAGAAGACTGACTTTGAGTGTAGCTAAAATGTGTGAGTCAGTGGTGAAAATGGCTTTGAGTGTAGCTAAAATGTGTGAGTCAGTGGTGAAAATGGCTTTGAGTGTAGCTAAATCGTGTGAGTCAGTGGAGAAAATGGGTTTGAGTGTAGCTACATCGTGTGAGTCAGTGGAGAAAATGGCTTTGAGTGTAGCTAAATCGTGTGAGTCAGTGGAGAAAATGTTGGAGGCTGTGAAGGCAATATTAAAACAGAAGGTGcccaaatga